A section of the Cervus canadensis isolate Bull #8, Minnesota chromosome 8, ASM1932006v1, whole genome shotgun sequence genome encodes:
- the AGT gene encoding angiotensinogen, whose amino-acid sequence MAPAGLSLGAAVLCLLAWAGLAAGDRVYVHPFHLLVYSKSNCDQLEKPNVETPPDPTFTPVPIQSKSSAVDEEALWEQLVRATEKLEAEDRLRASEVGLLLNFMGFHMYKILSETWGVTSGAVFSPVALFSTLTSFYVGALDPTASRLQAFLGVPGEDQDCTSRLDGHKVLFSLQTIQGLLVAQGGASSQARLLLSTVVGLFTAPGLRLKQPFVQGLSSFTPITLPRSLDLSTDPNLAAEKINRFMQAVTGWNMGKPLTAVSPDSTLLFNAYVHFQGKMKGFSLLPGLKEFWVDNTTSVSVPMLSGTGTFHYWSDSQNNLSVTRVPLSANTYLLLIQPHHTPDLRKVEAVTFQHNFLTRMKNLSPRAIHLTMPQLTLKASYDLQDLLAQAKLPTLLGAEANLGKISDANLRVGKVLNSVLFELKADGEQAPESVPQPAGPEALEVTLNSPFLLAVLERNSAALHFLGRVSNPLSAE is encoded by the exons ATGGCTCCTGCTGGCCTGAGCCTAGGGGCTGCCGTCCTTTGCCTCTTGGCCTGGGCTGGCCTGGCTGCTGGCGACCGGGTATATGTACACCCCTTCCACCTGCTCGTCTACAGCAAGAGCAACTGTGACCAGCTGGAGAAACCCAATGTGGAGACACCTCCAGACCCGACTTTCACACCTGTACCCATTCAGTCCAAGTCATCCGCAGTGGACGAAGAGGCCCTGTGGGAACAGCTGGTTCGAGCCACTGAGAAGCTAGAGGCTGAAGATCGGCTGCGGGCCTCGGAGGTGGGGCTGCTGCTCAACTTCATGGGCTTCCACATGTACAAGATACTGAGTGAGACATGGGGTGTGACCAGTGGGGCTGTGTTCTCCCCAGTGGCCCTCTTCAGCACCCTGACCTCTTTCTATGTGGGGGCCTTAGACCCCACGGCCAGCAGACTACAGGCATTCCTGGGCGTCCCTGGGGAGGATCAGGATTGCACCTCCCGGCTGGATGGCCACAAGGTCCTGTTCTCCCTGCAGACCATCCAGGGCCTTCTGGTCGCCCAGGGTGGGGCCAGCAGTCAGGCCAGGCTGCTCCTGTCCACGGTGGTTGGCCTGTTCACAGCCCCTGGCCTGCGCCTGAAGCAGCCCTTTGTGCAGggcctctcttccttcacccccaTCACTCTCCCACGCTCACTAGACTTGTCCACGGACCCAAACCTCGCTGCTGAGAAGATCAACAGGTTCATGCAGGCAGTGACGGGGTGGAATATGGGCAAACCCCTGACAGCGGTCAGCCCAGATAGCACCCTGCTCTTCAATGCCTACGTCCACTTCCAAG GAAAGATGAAGGGGTTCTCCCTGCTGCCAGGGCTCAAGGAGTTCTGGGTGGACAACACCACCTCAGTGTCGGTCCCCATGCTCTCTGGCACCGGGACCTTCCACTACTGGAGCGACAGCCAGAACAACCTCTCCGTGACCCGCGTGCCCCTGAGTGCCAACACCTACCTGCTGCTCATCCAGCCACACCACACCCCCGACCTGCGAAAGGTGGAGGCCGTCACCTTCCAGCACAACTTCCTGACCCGAATGAAGAATCTCTCTCCTCG GGCCATCCACCTCACCATGCCCCAGCTGACACTGAAAGCGTCCTATGACCTGCAGGACCTGCTTGCCCAGGCCAAGCTGCCTACTCTGCTGGGCGCCGAGGCAAACCTGGGCAAGATCAGCGATGCCAACCTTAGAGTTGGAAAG GTGCTGAACAGCGTCCTTTTTGAACTAAAAGCAGATGGAGAGCAGGCCCCAGAGTCCGTCCCACAGCCGGCTGGGCCAGAGGCCTTGGAGGTGACCCTCAACAGCCCATTCCTGTTGGCTGTCTTGGAGAGAAACTCAGCCGCCCTACACTTCCTGGGCCGCGTGTCTAACCCGCTGAGTGCAGAGTGA